A DNA window from Kitasatospora atroaurantiaca contains the following coding sequences:
- a CDS encoding DUF885 domain-containing protein, which translates to MVEELINSHADGTTPRRIADSYVHALADLDPLTAVYLGLNPEDDRLPDLSPAGHEALAELARRTLADLDAAEAAGAAHDEAERRCARLLRERLTAELAVHDAGESFRAVRNLGSPVHGVREVFTLMSTDTDEQWEVVGRRLARVPVAVEQYRALLAEGIEKGLLSGPRQVTTVIGQIGEWLEGEAPGGWFGSFVQDAPEAQREGLTATAVAASDALAGLRDWLRDVYGPAAAEAPDTAGRERYARWVRYWTGADLDLDEAYRWAWEQFHDLDAQMRAEAEKVLPGSTPMEAMKWLETDGPAIKGEENAREYLQGLMDQAINDLQGVHFDLADPLLNVESKLAPSGSAAAPYYTAPSLDFSRPGRTWLPTLGRESFPVWDLVSTWYHEGVPGHHLQLAQWTYVADRLSTYQVTLGGVSANLEGWALYAERLMDELGYLTDPGHRLGYLNAQMMRALRVIVDIGMHVGLEFPADSPYKPGELMVPDDAREFFGQYCGLSADFLDSELVRYLGMPGQAIGYKLGERAWLQGRAQAKAAAETRGETFDLKSWHMAALSQGSLGLDDLVAELSAL; encoded by the coding sequence ATGGTTGAAGAACTGATCAACTCCCACGCAGACGGCACCACCCCTCGCCGCATCGCCGACTCCTACGTCCACGCTCTCGCCGACCTCGACCCGCTGACCGCGGTGTATCTCGGGCTCAACCCGGAGGACGACAGACTCCCCGACCTCTCCCCGGCAGGTCACGAGGCCCTCGCCGAGCTCGCCCGCCGCACCCTCGCCGACCTCGACGCCGCCGAGGCGGCCGGCGCCGCGCACGACGAGGCCGAGCGCCGCTGCGCCCGCCTGCTCCGCGAGCGGCTCACCGCCGAGCTCGCCGTGCACGACGCCGGCGAGAGCTTCCGCGCCGTACGCAACCTCGGCTCGCCCGTCCACGGCGTGCGCGAGGTCTTCACCCTGATGAGCACCGACACCGACGAGCAGTGGGAGGTCGTCGGCCGCCGGCTCGCCCGCGTGCCGGTCGCCGTGGAGCAGTACCGCGCGCTGCTCGCCGAGGGCATCGAGAAGGGTCTGCTGTCCGGCCCCCGCCAGGTCACCACCGTGATCGGGCAGATCGGCGAGTGGCTGGAGGGCGAGGCCCCGGGCGGCTGGTTCGGCTCCTTCGTCCAGGACGCGCCCGAGGCTCAGCGCGAAGGCCTGACCGCCACCGCCGTCGCCGCCTCCGATGCGCTGGCCGGGCTGCGCGACTGGCTCCGGGACGTCTACGGGCCCGCGGCCGCCGAGGCCCCCGACACCGCGGGCCGCGAGCGCTACGCCCGCTGGGTCCGCTACTGGACCGGCGCCGACCTGGACCTCGACGAGGCGTACCGCTGGGCCTGGGAGCAGTTCCACGACCTGGACGCCCAGATGCGCGCCGAGGCCGAGAAGGTGCTGCCGGGCAGCACCCCCATGGAAGCCATGAAGTGGCTCGAGACCGACGGCCCGGCGATCAAGGGCGAGGAGAACGCCCGCGAGTACCTCCAGGGCCTGATGGACCAGGCCATCAACGACCTGCAGGGCGTCCACTTCGACCTCGCCGACCCGCTGCTCAACGTCGAGTCGAAGCTCGCCCCCTCCGGCAGCGCTGCCGCGCCGTACTACACCGCGCCCTCGCTGGACTTCTCCCGCCCCGGCCGCACCTGGCTGCCGACCCTCGGCCGGGAGAGCTTCCCGGTCTGGGACCTGGTCTCCACCTGGTACCACGAGGGCGTTCCCGGCCACCACCTGCAGCTCGCGCAGTGGACGTACGTCGCCGACCGGCTCTCCACCTACCAGGTCACCCTCGGCGGGGTCAGTGCAAACCTGGAGGGCTGGGCCCTCTATGCCGAGCGCCTGATGGACGAGCTCGGCTACCTGACCGACCCCGGCCACCGCCTCGGCTACCTCAACGCCCAGATGATGCGGGCGCTTCGGGTGATCGTCGACATCGGCATGCACGTCGGCCTGGAGTTCCCGGCGGACTCCCCGTACAAGCCGGGCGAGCTGATGGTCCCGGACGACGCCCGGGAGTTCTTCGGCCAGTACTGCGGGCTCTCCGCCGACTTCCTGGACAGCGAGCTGGTCCGCTACCTCGGCATGCCCGGCCAGGCGATCGGTTACAAGCTGGGCGAGCGCGCCTGGCTGCAGGGCCGTGCCCAGGCCAAGGCGGCCGCCGAGACGCGGGGCGAGACCTTCGACCTCAAGTCCTGGCACATGGCGGCCCTCTCCCAGGGGTCGCTCGGCCTGGACGACCTGGTCGCGGAGCTCAGCGCGCTGTAA
- a CDS encoding fumarylacetoacetate hydrolase family protein has product MKLLRVGPPGAERPVVLGRDGAAYDLSGRTSDIDGAFLAGLDPAELARAVESGELPVADIAGQRIGAPVVRPGKVVGIGLNYRDHAAEAGAQIPAEPVVFLKPSNTVVGPYDEVLVPRGSEKTDYEVELAIVIGRTARYLESEQEAAAVIAGYATVNDVTERAFQFERGGQWDKGKSAETFTPLGPWLVTADEVADPQRLGLKLWVNGDLRQNGSTAEMIFPVLEIVRYLSQFMVLEPGDVIVTGTPAGVTLGHPGTPFLRPADVVELEVEGLGRQRQVLGKA; this is encoded by the coding sequence GTGAAGCTCCTCCGTGTAGGCCCCCCGGGCGCCGAGCGCCCGGTGGTACTCGGCCGGGACGGCGCCGCGTACGACCTGTCCGGCCGGACCTCGGACATCGACGGTGCGTTCCTGGCCGGCCTCGACCCGGCCGAGCTGGCCCGGGCCGTCGAGAGCGGCGAACTGCCGGTCGCCGACATCGCGGGGCAGCGGATCGGCGCCCCGGTGGTCCGGCCCGGCAAGGTCGTCGGGATCGGCCTGAACTACCGGGACCACGCCGCCGAGGCCGGGGCCCAGATCCCCGCCGAGCCGGTGGTCTTCCTCAAGCCCAGCAACACCGTCGTCGGCCCGTACGACGAGGTGCTGGTGCCGCGCGGCAGCGAGAAGACCGACTACGAGGTCGAGCTCGCCATCGTGATCGGCCGTACCGCCCGCTACCTGGAGAGCGAGCAGGAGGCGGCGGCCGTCATCGCGGGGTACGCGACGGTCAACGACGTCACCGAGCGCGCCTTCCAGTTCGAGCGCGGCGGCCAGTGGGACAAGGGCAAGTCGGCCGAGACCTTCACCCCGCTCGGCCCCTGGCTGGTCACCGCGGACGAGGTCGCCGACCCGCAGCGGCTCGGCCTCAAGCTCTGGGTCAACGGTGACCTGCGGCAGAACGGCAGCACCGCAGAGATGATCTTCCCGGTGCTGGAGATCGTCCGCTACCTCAGCCAGTTCATGGTGCTGGAGCCGGGCGACGTGATCGTCACCGGTACGCCGGCCGGCGTGACCCTGGGGCACCCCGGTACGCCGTTCCTGCGCCCGGCCGACGTGGTCGAGCTGGAGGTCGAGGGCCTCGGCCGACAGCGGCAGGTGCTCGGCAAGGCGTAG
- a CDS encoding response regulator has product MSGTSGRVLVVDDSEVIRQLIRVNLELEGFQVVTAADGAECLEVVRRVRPDVVTLDVVMPRLDGLRTAARLRAAPATSRLPIAIVSACTPADLDRGESVGVDGYLGKPFDPADLVALVRRLMVLSEEGGSGRPGGFAYGFGDSSRDGSRESSRDDPGGFRSQRTERG; this is encoded by the coding sequence GTGTCCGGAACGTCCGGGCGGGTCCTCGTGGTGGACGACAGCGAGGTGATCCGCCAGCTGATCAGAGTCAACCTGGAGCTCGAGGGCTTCCAGGTGGTGACGGCTGCCGACGGGGCGGAGTGTCTGGAGGTCGTCCGCCGGGTGAGGCCCGACGTGGTGACGCTGGATGTGGTGATGCCGCGGCTGGACGGGCTCAGGACGGCGGCCCGCCTTCGTGCCGCCCCCGCCACAAGCCGGCTGCCGATCGCGATCGTCAGCGCGTGCACCCCCGCCGACCTCGACCGCGGTGAGTCGGTCGGCGTGGACGGTTATCTCGGCAAGCCCTTCGACCCGGCGGATCTGGTGGCCCTGGTCCGGCGCCTGATGGTGCTGAGCGAGGAGGGCGGCTCCGGCCGGCCCGGCGGCTTCGCGTACGGCTTCGGTGACAGCTCAAGGGACGGCTCACGCGAGAGCTCGCGGGACGACCCCGGAGGGTTCCGCTCTCAGCGAACAGAGCGCGGCTGA
- a CDS encoding MFS transporter, which produces MIVLDITIVNIALPSAQHDLGISDADRQWVITAYTLAFGGLLLLGGRLGDLFGRKRVFVIGLLGFAAASALGGGAVGPTMLFAARALQGAFGALLAPSALGLLSTTFSNPKERSTAFGIFGAIAAGGAAIGFIMGGLLTEYLNWRWCLFVNTPIAIATAFAAYYVLTADHIAKGRRVKLDLPGAFLGCGGLLAIVYGTSEATTRGWGDWLVLGTLALGVALLALFVLVEKRTAHALLPMHIVAERNRGGGALSVGLAMVGMFGLFLFLTYYLQVIKGYSPIRTGVSFLPMTAAIVISSTGIAARLMTRVPSRNLITPGLLLAAGGMAWLTQMKVDSPYVAMVLPAELLLGFGMGMVFMPAMSLATLGVAPNEAGAASATINSAQQVGGSFGTALLNTIAASVTTSYLASRIASDPQVQAQGAVHGYAVATAVAMGILLLAALIAFLMISHRPAPGEAAGESAESTAQVAA; this is translated from the coding sequence ATGATCGTCCTCGACATCACCATCGTGAACATCGCGCTCCCCTCGGCCCAGCACGACCTGGGCATATCCGACGCCGATCGCCAGTGGGTGATCACCGCCTACACCCTGGCGTTCGGCGGCCTCCTGCTTCTCGGCGGCCGACTCGGTGACCTCTTCGGCCGAAAACGGGTCTTCGTGATAGGCCTGCTCGGCTTCGCGGCGGCCTCCGCGCTCGGCGGCGGCGCCGTCGGACCGACGATGCTCTTCGCGGCCCGCGCCCTGCAGGGCGCCTTCGGCGCGCTCCTGGCCCCGTCGGCGCTGGGGCTGCTCTCCACCACCTTCTCCAACCCGAAGGAACGAAGCACGGCCTTCGGCATCTTCGGAGCGATCGCCGCCGGCGGCGCCGCGATCGGCTTCATCATGGGCGGCCTGCTGACCGAGTACCTGAACTGGCGCTGGTGCCTGTTCGTCAACACGCCGATCGCGATCGCCACCGCCTTCGCCGCGTACTACGTGCTGACGGCCGACCACATCGCCAAGGGCCGCCGGGTGAAGCTGGATCTTCCCGGCGCGTTCCTGGGCTGCGGCGGCCTGCTCGCCATCGTGTACGGCACCTCGGAGGCCACGACCCGCGGGTGGGGTGACTGGCTCGTGCTGGGCACGCTCGCCCTCGGCGTGGCTCTGCTGGCGCTCTTCGTCCTGGTGGAGAAGCGCACCGCCCATGCCCTGCTGCCGATGCACATCGTCGCCGAGCGCAACCGAGGCGGAGGGGCGCTCTCGGTGGGCCTGGCCATGGTCGGGATGTTCGGCCTGTTCCTCTTCCTCACCTACTACCTGCAGGTGATCAAGGGCTACTCGCCGATCCGGACCGGCGTCTCGTTCCTGCCGATGACGGCCGCGATCGTCATCAGCTCGACCGGCATCGCCGCCCGGCTGATGACCCGGGTGCCGTCCCGGAACCTGATCACGCCCGGTCTGCTGCTGGCCGCCGGGGGCATGGCCTGGCTGACCCAGATGAAGGTGGACAGTCCGTACGTGGCCATGGTGCTGCCCGCCGAGCTCCTGCTCGGCTTCGGCATGGGCATGGTGTTCATGCCCGCGATGAGCCTGGCCACCCTGGGCGTGGCGCCGAACGAGGCGGGTGCAGCCTCCGCCACCATCAACTCCGCCCAGCAGGTGGGCGGCTCCTTCGGCACGGCGCTGCTCAACACCATCGCGGCCAGCGTCACCACCAGCTATCTGGCCTCCCGGATCGCGTCCGACCCGCAGGTCCAGGCTCAGGGCGCCGTGCACGGGTACGCCGTGGCCACGGCGGTGGCGATGGGCATCCTGCTCCTCGCGGCCCTGATCGCCTTCCTGATGATCAGTCACAGACCGGCGCCGGGCGAGGCAGCCGGGGAGAGCGCAGAGTCCACCGCCCAGGTGGCGGCCTGA
- a CDS encoding TetR/AcrR family transcriptional regulator: MAASSAISPDSSSLAGTAGTAASQGTTEPRARRSGYRRLPVQQRREQLISVALELFSSRPPEEVSLDDVAEAAGASRPLVYRYFAGGKQQLYEAALRSAAEELTSRFSVPAEGTPTEQLAAVLDRYFEFVAEHDAGYGALLRGGSVVETARTSAIVDEVRRAALRRTLRHMGVREAGPRLTLLVRSWISVVEASALTWLDEGRQIPQASLRDWLVDEFVAMSVATAVHDPQTAEVLAGLLTLETADGPAAALVQRLRTLPTVPE; encoded by the coding sequence ATGGCAGCCAGTTCAGCGATCTCCCCCGACTCCTCGTCCCTGGCAGGCACCGCGGGCACCGCGGCCTCCCAGGGCACCACGGAGCCCCGCGCGCGCCGCTCCGGCTACCGGCGGCTGCCGGTGCAGCAGCGGCGCGAGCAGCTGATCTCCGTCGCGCTGGAGCTGTTCAGCTCCCGTCCGCCGGAGGAGGTCAGCCTGGACGACGTGGCCGAGGCGGCCGGCGCCTCCCGCCCGCTGGTCTACCGCTACTTCGCGGGCGGCAAGCAGCAGCTGTACGAGGCCGCCCTGCGCAGTGCGGCCGAGGAGCTGACCAGCCGGTTCTCGGTGCCCGCCGAGGGCACGCCGACCGAGCAGCTGGCCGCCGTACTGGACCGCTACTTCGAGTTCGTCGCCGAGCACGACGCCGGTTACGGCGCACTGCTGCGCGGTGGCTCGGTGGTGGAGACGGCGCGGACCTCGGCGATCGTGGACGAGGTGCGGCGGGCCGCGCTGCGCCGGACGCTGCGTCACATGGGCGTGCGGGAGGCCGGGCCGCGGCTGACGCTGCTGGTGCGGTCGTGGATCTCGGTGGTCGAGGCATCGGCGCTGACCTGGCTGGACGAGGGCCGGCAGATCCCGCAGGCCTCGCTGCGCGACTGGTTGGTGGACGAGTTCGTGGCGATGAGCGTCGCGACCGCCGTGCACGACCCGCAGACCGCGGAGGTGCTGGCCGGGCTGCTCACGCTGGAGACGGCGGACGGGCCCGCGGCAGCGCTGGTGCAGCGGCTGCGCACCCTGCCGACGGTCCCCGAGTAG
- a CDS encoding rhomboid-like protein, whose protein sequence is MQQAVESERADGIAARILRRAWAWVRAAPGTYVWLLLLAVTSFVVARMDPANLHWFLAKRSTNVDQLRSHPVHALLASAIWTEQADFAFYFLIFTIFHVPAERWLGTRRWLTVALTAHVLATLISEGIVARGVDAGRLPANMADTVDVGVSYALAGVEGVLTYRFAGWWRRLYGGVLLLFYLIPLIVSHTFTDLGHFCSVLIGLSFYRFARGRPTWDPLAAWRTWRDRRRAVR, encoded by the coding sequence ATGCAGCAGGCGGTCGAGAGCGAACGAGCGGACGGAATCGCGGCCCGGATTCTGCGCCGTGCGTGGGCCTGGGTCCGCGCCGCCCCCGGGACCTACGTCTGGCTGCTGCTCCTGGCCGTCACCAGCTTCGTCGTGGCCCGGATGGACCCGGCGAACCTGCACTGGTTCCTCGCGAAACGCAGCACCAACGTCGACCAGTTGCGCAGCCACCCCGTGCACGCCCTGCTCGCCAGCGCGATCTGGACCGAGCAGGCCGACTTCGCCTTCTACTTCCTGATCTTCACCATCTTCCACGTGCCCGCCGAGCGTTGGCTGGGCACCCGCCGCTGGCTCACCGTCGCGCTCACCGCCCACGTCCTGGCCACCCTCATCAGCGAGGGCATCGTTGCCCGGGGCGTCGACGCCGGCCGCCTTCCCGCGAACATGGCCGACACCGTCGACGTCGGCGTCTCGTATGCGCTGGCCGGTGTCGAGGGCGTGCTCACGTACCGCTTCGCGGGCTGGTGGCGCCGGCTCTACGGCGGTGTCCTGCTCCTCTTCTACCTGATCCCGCTGATCGTCTCGCACACCTTCACCGACCTCGGGCACTTCTGCTCCGTCCTGATCGGCCTGAGCTTCTACCGCTTCGCCCGCGGCCGGCCGACCTGGGACCCGCTCGCCGCCTGGCGGACCTGGCGGGACCGGCGGCGGGCCGTCCGGTGA
- the lysA gene encoding diaminopimelate decarboxylase yields the protein MSRSAHPAGPRHGDVLPEGHYLAPPSDLNALDPKVWSRTVARNADGVVTVGGLDVAALAEEFGTPAYFLDEDDFRARARAWHEAFSSEGIDADVYYAGKAFLSKAIVRWLHEEGLSLDVCSGGELAVALAAGMPGHRIALHGNNKSPYELEQAVKAGVGHIVVDSYQEIDRLAAIAESQGVRQPVLIRVTVGVEAHTHEFIATAHEDQKFGLSLNGGAAAEAVRRTLAHGSLELRGIHSHIGSQIFDTAGFEVAARRVVGLLAEIRDEHGIELPEIDLGGGLGIAYTSEDDPREPAEIAASLAEIVRRECAAANLRAPRLSVEPGRAIVGPTAFTLYEVGTIKPLEHLRTYVSVDGGMSDNIRTALYDAEYSVALVSRTSGAEPMLVRVVGKHCESGDIVVRDAFLPADLAAGDLIAVPATGAYCRSMASNYNHALKPPVVAVRDGSARVIVRRETEEDLLRLDIG from the coding sequence ATGAGCCGCTCCGCACACCCCGCAGGCCCCCGCCACGGCGACGTGCTGCCCGAGGGCCACTATCTGGCCCCGCCGAGCGATCTCAACGCCCTCGACCCCAAGGTGTGGTCCCGGACGGTCGCGCGCAACGCCGACGGTGTGGTCACCGTCGGCGGGCTGGACGTCGCGGCGCTCGCCGAGGAGTTCGGCACCCCGGCCTACTTCCTGGACGAGGACGACTTCCGCGCCCGCGCCCGCGCCTGGCACGAGGCCTTCAGCTCCGAGGGCATCGACGCCGACGTGTACTACGCGGGCAAGGCGTTCCTCTCGAAGGCGATCGTCCGCTGGCTGCACGAGGAGGGCCTCAGCCTCGACGTGTGCAGCGGCGGCGAGCTCGCCGTGGCGCTGGCGGCGGGCATGCCCGGCCACCGCATCGCCCTGCACGGCAACAACAAGTCGCCGTACGAGCTGGAGCAGGCCGTCAAGGCGGGCGTCGGGCACATCGTGGTCGACTCGTACCAGGAGATCGACCGGCTCGCCGCGATCGCCGAGAGCCAGGGCGTGCGCCAGCCGGTGCTGATCCGGGTTACGGTCGGCGTCGAGGCGCACACCCACGAGTTCATCGCCACGGCCCACGAGGACCAGAAGTTCGGCCTCTCGCTGAACGGCGGCGCCGCGGCGGAGGCCGTGCGCCGGACCCTCGCGCACGGCAGCCTCGAACTGCGCGGCATCCACTCCCACATCGGCTCGCAGATCTTCGACACGGCCGGCTTCGAGGTCGCCGCCCGCCGGGTGGTCGGCCTGCTGGCCGAGATCCGTGACGAGCACGGCATCGAGCTCCCCGAGATCGACCTCGGCGGCGGCCTCGGCATCGCGTACACCAGCGAGGACGACCCGCGCGAGCCCGCCGAGATCGCCGCCTCGCTGGCCGAGATCGTCCGGCGCGAGTGCGCCGCCGCGAACCTCCGGGCGCCGAGGCTGAGCGTGGAGCCGGGCCGGGCCATCGTCGGCCCGACCGCCTTCACGCTGTACGAGGTCGGCACCATCAAGCCGCTGGAGCACCTGCGGACGTACGTCAGCGTGGACGGCGGCATGTCCGACAACATCCGCACCGCGCTCTACGACGCCGAGTACTCCGTCGCGCTGGTCTCCCGGACCAGTGGGGCCGAGCCGATGCTGGTGCGCGTGGTCGGCAAGCACTGCGAGTCCGGCGACATCGTGGTCCGGGACGCGTTCCTCCCCGCCGATCTGGCCGCCGGTGACCTGATCGCGGTGCCGGCCACCGGGGCGTACTGCCGCTCGATGGCCAGCAACTACAACCACGCCCTGAAGCCTCCGGTCGTCGCCGTCAGGGACGGCAGCGCCCGGGTCATCGTCCGGCGCGAGACGGAAGAGGATCTCCTGCGTCTCGATATCGGATGA
- the argS gene encoding arginine--tRNA ligase, whose amino-acid sequence MTPAELSQAVQAAVSAAVEAGELTVAVPEHVTVERPKNRDHGDYATNVALQLAKAAGTPPRAVAELVAARLRELPGVAKVDIAGPGFLNITLDAATQGELARSIVEAGAAYGRNEALKGLKINLEFVSANPTGPIHIGGVRWAAVGDSLARVLKATGAEVTTEYYLNDAGVQITKFAASLQAAANGKPVPSDGYVGEYIVDIAKAITDGVPGVLDLPEDEQLEVFRTEGLKLMVAEIKRSMDEFGTHFDTYFSEKSLHDSGAVEKAIERLREQGHVFDQDGAIWLRTTDFGDDKDRVLIKADGETTYFAADAAYYLSKRDRGSEVSVYMLGADHHGYVNRLKAIAACAGDDMDRNIEVKIGQFVKMLRDGEEVRMSKRAGNIITIDDVIDWIGVDAARYTLARSSTDSTITLDINVLTSQTNENPVFYVQYAHTRMCGVQRKANERGIVKCAAEDFKPELLATEWESDLLGHLGEFPRVLAGAGELREPHRVATYLEKLAAKYHRFYDHCQILPKGDEPVTDLTHARLWLADATRTVIANGLGLLGVSTPERM is encoded by the coding sequence GTGACACCCGCAGAGCTTTCCCAGGCAGTCCAGGCCGCAGTGAGCGCCGCCGTAGAGGCGGGCGAGCTGACCGTCGCCGTGCCCGAGCACGTGACGGTAGAACGGCCCAAGAACAGGGACCACGGCGACTACGCCACCAATGTGGCCCTCCAGCTCGCGAAGGCGGCCGGAACGCCGCCGCGAGCCGTGGCCGAACTGGTCGCCGCGCGCCTGCGAGAGCTGCCCGGCGTCGCCAAGGTCGACATCGCGGGACCGGGCTTCCTGAACATCACCCTCGACGCCGCCACCCAGGGCGAGCTGGCCCGCTCGATCGTCGAGGCCGGTGCCGCGTACGGCCGGAACGAGGCCCTCAAGGGCCTGAAGATCAACCTGGAGTTCGTGTCGGCCAACCCGACCGGCCCGATCCACATCGGCGGGGTCCGCTGGGCGGCCGTCGGCGACTCGCTCGCGCGTGTCCTCAAGGCCACCGGCGCCGAGGTCACCACCGAGTACTACCTGAACGACGCCGGCGTGCAGATCACCAAGTTCGCCGCCTCGCTCCAGGCCGCCGCCAACGGCAAGCCCGTCCCGTCGGACGGCTATGTCGGCGAGTACATCGTCGACATCGCCAAGGCGATCACCGACGGCGTCCCGGGTGTGCTCGACCTGCCCGAGGACGAGCAGCTGGAGGTCTTCCGGACCGAGGGCCTCAAGCTCATGGTCGCCGAGATCAAGCGGTCGATGGACGAGTTCGGTACGCACTTCGACACCTACTTCTCGGAGAAGTCGCTGCACGACTCCGGTGCGGTGGAGAAGGCGATCGAGCGGCTGCGCGAGCAGGGCCACGTCTTCGACCAGGACGGCGCGATCTGGCTGCGGACCACCGACTTCGGTGACGACAAGGACCGGGTGCTGATCAAGGCCGACGGTGAGACGACGTACTTCGCCGCCGACGCCGCGTACTACCTGAGCAAGCGGGACCGGGGCAGCGAGGTCTCGGTCTACATGCTCGGCGCCGACCACCACGGCTACGTGAACCGGCTCAAGGCCATCGCCGCCTGTGCGGGCGACGACATGGACCGGAACATCGAGGTGAAGATCGGCCAGTTCGTGAAGATGCTTCGCGACGGCGAAGAGGTCCGCATGTCCAAGCGGGCCGGCAACATCATCACGATCGACGACGTCATCGACTGGATCGGCGTGGACGCGGCCCGGTACACGCTGGCGCGGTCCTCCACCGACTCCACGATCACGCTCGACATCAACGTGCTGACCAGCCAGACCAACGAGAACCCGGTCTTCTACGTCCAGTACGCGCACACCCGGATGTGCGGCGTCCAGCGCAAGGCGAACGAGCGCGGCATCGTCAAGTGCGCGGCCGAGGACTTCAAGCCGGAGCTGCTCGCCACCGAGTGGGAGTCCGACCTCCTGGGCCACCTCGGGGAGTTCCCGCGCGTGCTGGCCGGCGCCGGCGAGCTGCGTGAGCCGCACCGGGTGGCGACGTACCTGGAGAAACTGGCGGCCAAGTACCACCGGTTCTACGACCACTGCCAGATCCTGCCCAAGGGCGACGAGCCGGTCACCGACCTCACGCACGCCCGGCTCTGGCTGGCCGACGCGACGCGTACGGTCATCGCCAACGGCCTCGGTCTGCTCGGCGTCTCGACGCCCGAGCGGATGTAG
- a CDS encoding trypsin-like serine peptidase yields MYRRPVALTSLLALGMAAAIAGVSTLTSEATAFNDHTSASAAAPSSSPAPSASASPSPSSAPTTDSKEVVSSGGSSDNTSVLVAPAALGTTATAPSTPESNRVGALFSGSISAGNHFCTASVLHSSTKNLILTAAHCVSGTDGVKFVPGYRDGKAPYGSWQVTKVYTTTGWSTDTDEDEDFAILQVARDDGRDIEDVVGGNTLGLKASYTTVVRLYGVPDDSESPILCTNVTTRQDTNQRRIDCPSYSGGTSGGPWIDTGTGQVIGVIGGYQEGGNTDDTSYSAYFDSTIGTLYKQAVADS; encoded by the coding sequence ATGTACCGACGACCTGTGGCGCTGACCTCCCTCCTCGCCCTGGGCATGGCCGCCGCCATAGCGGGCGTCAGTACGCTCACCAGCGAGGCCACGGCCTTCAACGACCACACCTCGGCGTCCGCCGCCGCCCCCTCGTCCTCCCCGGCTCCCTCCGCGTCCGCATCCCCCTCTCCGTCGAGCGCCCCCACCACGGACTCCAAGGAGGTCGTGTCCTCCGGCGGCAGCTCGGACAACACCTCCGTCCTGGTCGCGCCGGCCGCGCTCGGCACCACGGCCACCGCGCCCTCGACCCCCGAGTCGAACCGGGTCGGCGCACTCTTCTCCGGCAGCATCTCGGCGGGCAACCACTTCTGTACCGCCAGCGTGCTCCACAGCAGCACCAAGAACCTCATCCTCACCGCCGCACACTGCGTCTCCGGCACCGACGGGGTGAAGTTCGTCCCCGGCTACCGCGACGGCAAGGCCCCGTACGGCAGTTGGCAGGTCACCAAGGTCTACACGACCACCGGCTGGAGCACGGACACCGACGAGGACGAGGACTTCGCCATCCTCCAGGTCGCCCGCGACGACGGCCGCGACATCGAGGACGTGGTCGGAGGCAACACCCTCGGTCTGAAGGCGAGTTACACCACGGTGGTCCGCCTCTACGGCGTCCCCGACGACAGCGAGTCCCCGATCCTCTGCACCAACGTCACCACCCGCCAGGACACCAACCAGCGCCGCATCGACTGCCCCTCCTACTCGGGCGGCACCAGCGGCGGCCCCTGGATCGACACCGGCACCGGCCAGGTCATCGGCGTCATCGGCGGCTACCAGGAGGGCGGCAACACCGACGACACCTCCTACAGTGCCTACTTCGACTCCACCATCGGCACCCTCTACAAGCAGGCCGTCGCCGACTCGTAG